A section of the Elusimicrobiota bacterium genome encodes:
- a CDS encoding TerC family protein gives MPGETALWLIFGTVIAAALAVDLGVLHRRAHAVSFKEAAFWSAAWFSLAAAFAGLIALSSGRERALQFAAGYLLEESLSADNMFVFLVIFHYFGLPPAHQSRVLHWGILGAIVMRFLFIFAGVTLVNTFHWMIYIFGAVVIYTGAKMALTEGAEVRPEHNIALKALRRVMPLAGLEHGQSFFVRLGGVLQATPLFAALLVVEFSDLLFAMDSIPAVIAITTDTFVVYTSNVFAILGLRALFFLLANLMGMFRFMKAGISLILIFVGLKMLGGHFYHVPTGVSLCVIGGILTASIAASLLARRQAELP, from the coding sequence ATGCCGGGTGAAACCGCCCTCTGGCTCATCTTCGGGACCGTGATCGCCGCGGCCTTGGCGGTGGATCTTGGCGTCCTGCACCGCAGGGCCCACGCCGTCTCCTTCAAGGAAGCCGCCTTCTGGAGCGCGGCATGGTTCTCCTTGGCCGCGGCCTTCGCCGGGCTCATCGCCCTGTCCAGCGGCCGGGAGAGGGCCCTGCAGTTCGCGGCGGGCTATCTGCTGGAGGAATCGTTGAGCGCGGACAACATGTTCGTGTTCCTGGTCATCTTCCATTACTTCGGCCTGCCCCCGGCCCACCAGTCCCGCGTCCTGCATTGGGGAATCCTGGGCGCTATCGTCATGCGCTTCCTCTTCATCTTCGCGGGGGTGACGCTGGTCAATACCTTCCACTGGATGATCTACATCTTCGGGGCCGTGGTGATATACACGGGCGCGAAGATGGCTCTGACCGAGGGCGCGGAGGTCCGGCCGGAGCACAATATCGCTCTCAAGGCTCTGCGGCGGGTGATGCCGTTGGCCGGGCTTGAGCACGGGCAGAGCTTCTTCGTGCGTCTGGGCGGAGTCCTGCAGGCGACGCCGCTGTTCGCCGCGCTGTTGGTGGTGGAGTTCTCAGACCTGCTTTTCGCGATGGACTCGATTCCGGCGGTGATCGCCATCACCACGGACACCTTCGTGGTCTACACCTCGAACGTCTTCGCGATCCTGGGCCTGCGCGCCCTGTTCTTCCTGCTCGCCAACCTGATGGGGATGTTCCGGTTCATGAAGGCCGGGATCTCCCTCATCCTGATCTTCGTGGGCCTGAAGATGCTGGGCGGGCACTTCTACCACGTGCCCACGGGCGTGTCCCTCTGCGTCATCGGCGGGATACTGACCGCATCGATCGCGGCGTCCCTCCTGGCCCGGCGGCAGGCCGAGCTCCCCTAG
- the rnhA gene encoding ribonuclease HI, protein MKEGGLLVYTDGACSGNPGPGGWGAIVLLPEGKVRELGGRQPRTTNNRMELGAAIAALRCLEALPGPVAVYTDSTYLISGITRWLHIWKRRGWTRVDGAETLNRDLWEELDRLVSRRREKLSWNYVRGHRGHPANSRCDEVAVAFSRGKHPDLYDGPLLGYSVDLFPPEPEALPVAPSRPSGLKKAGWYLSLLDGRLEKHRTWPECQARVHGKPALFKKVTSPEEESAALKKWGLA, encoded by the coding sequence ATGAAGGAAGGTGGCCTGCTCGTTTATACGGACGGGGCGTGCTCCGGCAATCCGGGCCCGGGCGGCTGGGGCGCGATCGTGCTCCTTCCGGAAGGGAAGGTCCGGGAGCTCGGGGGGCGCCAGCCGCGGACCACGAACAACCGCATGGAGCTGGGCGCCGCCATCGCGGCCTTGCGCTGCTTGGAAGCCCTTCCCGGCCCGGTCGCCGTCTACACGGATTCCACCTACCTCATCTCCGGAATCACGCGCTGGCTGCACATCTGGAAGCGCAGGGGCTGGACCCGGGTGGACGGCGCCGAGACCCTCAACCGCGACCTCTGGGAGGAGCTGGACCGCCTGGTCTCCCGGCGCCGGGAGAAGCTCTCCTGGAACTATGTCCGGGGACACCGAGGGCATCCGGCCAACTCCCGCTGCGACGAGGTCGCGGTGGCATTCTCCCGCGGGAAACATCCTGACCTCTACGACGGGCCGTTGCTCGGCTACTCCGTGGACCTCTTCCCGCCGGAGCCCGAAGCCCTTCCCGTGGCTCCCAGCCGGCCCTCCGGGCTCAAGAAGGCGGGCTGGTATCTGAGCCTCCTCGACGGCAGGCTGGAAAAGCATCGGACCTGGCCGGAGTGCCAGGCCCGCGTCCATGGCAAGCCCGCGCTTTTCAAGAAAGTAACCTCCCCTGAGGAGGAGTCCGCGGCGCTGAAAAAATGGGGCTTGGCCTAG
- a CDS encoding NAD-dependent epimerase/dehydratase family protein — translation MKVLVTGGSGFIGGAVARLLRYHGHEVRSLSRTDHPELAKEGVVEFPGDLLDLDSVRAACRGAEAVVHCAAKVGIWGPLEEFYKVNVTGTNNVLRACQELGIQRLVYTSSPSVVFTGADVEGWDESASYARSFDSYYSRTKATAEEMVLSSNTASLATVALRPHLVWGPGEDKLISRLIEKARSGELRRIGGFNKKVDTTFLEDAAEAHRLALEKLAPGGLISGRAYFITGGEPLPVWDVINAILNAAGLPPVTKTVSPLAAKLAAWGCETLHPAKRGAEPRLTRFLVQQLTTAHWFDITAARQDLGYAPQVSFAAALDRMRTWFSQRAEPSEV, via the coding sequence ATGAAGGTCCTGGTGACGGGCGGCAGCGGGTTCATAGGCGGGGCGGTGGCGCGGCTCCTGCGCTACCACGGCCATGAGGTGCGCAGCCTCTCGCGCACCGACCACCCGGAGCTGGCCAAGGAAGGCGTGGTGGAGTTTCCCGGAGACCTGCTCGACCTGGATTCGGTGCGGGCCGCCTGCCGGGGCGCCGAGGCCGTGGTGCATTGCGCGGCCAAGGTGGGCATTTGGGGGCCTTTGGAGGAGTTCTACAAGGTCAACGTCACCGGCACCAACAACGTGCTGCGGGCCTGCCAGGAGCTGGGCATCCAGAGGCTGGTCTACACCAGCTCCCCCAGCGTGGTGTTCACCGGAGCGGACGTGGAGGGCTGGGACGAGTCCGCGTCCTATGCCCGGTCCTTCGATTCCTATTATTCCCGGACCAAGGCCACGGCCGAGGAGATGGTGCTCTCCAGCAACACGGCCAGCCTCGCCACCGTGGCTTTGCGGCCGCATCTGGTCTGGGGGCCGGGCGAGGACAAGCTCATCTCCCGGCTCATCGAGAAGGCCCGCAGCGGCGAGCTCCGCCGCATCGGCGGCTTCAACAAGAAGGTGGATACGACCTTCCTGGAGGACGCGGCCGAGGCGCACCGGCTGGCGTTGGAGAAGCTGGCGCCGGGCGGCCTGATCTCGGGCCGGGCCTATTTCATCACCGGAGGCGAGCCGCTGCCGGTATGGGACGTCATCAACGCCATCCTCAACGCCGCGGGATTGCCGCCGGTCACCAAGACGGTGAGCCCCCTGGCCGCCAAGCTCGCGGCGTGGGGCTGCGAGACCCTGCATCCGGCCAAGCGGGGCGCGGAGCCGAGGCTGACCCGCTTTTTGGTCCAGCAGCTGACCACGGCGCATTGGTTCGACATCACGGCGGCCCGCCAGGATCTGGGGTACGCGCCGCAGGTCTCGTTCGCCGCGGCCCTGGACCGGATGCGCACGTGGTTCTCGCAGAGGGCCGAGCCCTCGGAGGTCTGA
- the glgB gene encoding 1,4-alpha-glucan branching protein GlgB, which produces MNTTDKGTHHPTATLLSEQDLYLYNEGSHFRIYDKLGAHLMEYDGQKGVYFAVWAPNAKKVTVIGDFNQWNKTKNPLHQRGSSGIWEGFVAGVEKGMPYKYHITSHLHGHKAEKADPVGFHAEVPPKSASVVWDLDYQWNDAAWMKDRKKRNAHDAPVSIYEMHLESWMRVPEEGNRSLTYRELAPKLSAHMRRMGFTHVEFLPVMEYPFSGSWGYQSIGYFAPTSRFGTPQDFMYLVDHLHQEGIGVILDWVPSHFATDGHGLGQFDGSSLYEHADRRKGFHPDWGSFIFNYGRNEVRSFLISSALYWLDKYHADGIRVDAVASMLYLDYSRKNGEWIPNEYGGRENIDAIWFLRRMNEEIYKQFPDVQTYAEESTSWGMVSKPTYVGGLGFGFKWDMGWMHDTLNYMRKDAIHRKYHQNVITFRMLYAFHENFILPLSHDEVVHGKCSLISQMSGDDWQKFANLRLMYGYMWSQPGKKLLFMGSEWGQWREWDSNSSLDWHQLDYAPHEGVRRLVERCNRVYRAEPALYERDFDPSGFSWIDCNDADNSVLSFMRKGQSTNDLVLVVMNCTPVPRKSYRVGVPRGGWWAEILNSDAAEYGGTGLGNLGGVTAQGVGWHGHGQSLEICLPPLAVLYFKSEGK; this is translated from the coding sequence ATGAACACCACCGATAAAGGCACGCATCACCCGACGGCGACTCTGCTCAGCGAGCAGGACCTCTACCTTTACAACGAGGGCTCGCACTTCCGCATCTACGACAAGCTCGGGGCCCATCTCATGGAGTACGACGGCCAGAAGGGCGTCTACTTCGCGGTCTGGGCGCCCAACGCCAAGAAGGTGACGGTCATCGGCGACTTCAACCAGTGGAACAAGACCAAGAACCCCCTGCATCAGCGCGGCTCCTCCGGCATCTGGGAGGGCTTCGTCGCGGGCGTGGAGAAAGGCATGCCCTACAAGTACCACATCACCTCGCACCTGCACGGGCACAAGGCCGAGAAGGCCGACCCCGTGGGCTTCCATGCCGAGGTCCCGCCCAAGTCCGCCTCCGTGGTCTGGGACCTGGACTACCAATGGAACGACGCGGCCTGGATGAAGGACCGCAAGAAGCGCAACGCGCACGACGCGCCGGTCTCCATCTACGAGATGCACCTGGAGTCCTGGATGCGCGTGCCCGAGGAAGGCAACCGGTCCCTCACCTACAGGGAACTGGCGCCCAAGCTCTCGGCCCACATGCGGCGCATGGGCTTCACGCACGTCGAGTTCCTCCCGGTCATGGAATATCCCTTCTCCGGCTCCTGGGGCTATCAGTCCATCGGTTATTTCGCGCCCACCTCGCGCTTCGGCACGCCGCAGGATTTCATGTACTTGGTGGATCACCTGCACCAGGAGGGCATCGGCGTGATCCTGGACTGGGTGCCTTCACACTTCGCCACCGACGGCCACGGCCTCGGGCAGTTCGACGGCTCGTCCCTCTATGAGCACGCCGACCGGCGCAAGGGCTTCCATCCGGATTGGGGCAGCTTCATCTTCAACTACGGCCGCAACGAGGTGCGCTCCTTCCTCATCTCCAGCGCGCTGTACTGGCTCGACAAGTACCACGCCGACGGCATCCGCGTCGACGCCGTGGCCTCCATGCTCTACCTGGACTACTCGCGCAAGAACGGGGAGTGGATTCCCAACGAGTACGGCGGCCGCGAGAACATCGATGCCATCTGGTTCCTGCGCCGCATGAACGAGGAGATCTACAAGCAGTTCCCGGACGTGCAGACCTACGCCGAGGAATCCACGTCCTGGGGCATGGTGTCCAAGCCGACCTACGTGGGCGGGCTGGGCTTCGGCTTCAAGTGGGACATGGGCTGGATGCACGACACCTTGAACTACATGCGCAAGGACGCCATCCACCGCAAGTACCACCAGAACGTGATCACCTTCCGCATGCTCTACGCCTTCCACGAGAATTTCATCCTGCCCCTGTCCCACGACGAGGTGGTGCACGGGAAGTGCTCGCTCATCTCTCAGATGTCCGGGGACGACTGGCAGAAGTTCGCCAACCTGCGCCTCATGTACGGCTACATGTGGTCCCAGCCGGGCAAGAAGCTCCTGTTCATGGGCAGCGAGTGGGGCCAGTGGCGGGAGTGGGACAGCAACTCGAGCCTGGACTGGCACCAGCTGGACTACGCGCCGCACGAAGGCGTGCGCCGGCTGGTGGAGCGCTGCAACCGGGTCTACCGGGCCGAGCCGGCCCTCTACGAGCGCGACTTCGACCCGTCGGGCTTCTCCTGGATCGACTGCAACGACGCGGACAACTCGGTCTTGAGCTTCATGCGCAAGGGCCAGTCCACCAACGACTTGGTCCTGGTGGTCATGAACTGCACGCCGGTGCCGCGCAAGAGCTACCGGGTGGGCGTGCCCCGCGGCGGCTGGTGGGCCGAGATCCTCAACTCCGACGCGGCCGAGTACGGCGGCACGGGCCTGGGCAACCTGGGCGGCGTGACCGCCCAGGGCGTGGGCTGGCACGGGCACGGGCAGTCTTTGGAGATCTGCCTGCCGCCCTTGGCGGTCCTATATTTCAAGAGCGAGGGGAAATAG
- the malQ gene encoding 4-alpha-glucanotransferase, protein MTEKPTLHRRSSGVLLHPTSLPGPHGIGDIGHEAYAFADFLAACGQTWWQMLPIGPTGHGHSPYFSSSAFAGNPLLLSLDRLCQEGLLEPADLKAARGQARDHVHYASVERFKESRFAKAFDAFERGTDFGAKAAFADFCEGQKAWLGDYALFCAAKEVHQGLPWVEWEPGLRGRHPAALERARQDLAPRIRYHQFLQYLFHRQWTELKAYCAKIGLGLIGDIPIFVAGDSADVWSHPELFCLGPDGRPTVVAGVPPDYFSQKGQLWGNPIYRWEAMKADGYSWWIARFRATLARFDAVRLDHFIGFHNYWEIPAGDKDAVRGRWVLAPGEDLFRSVLRAFHDPRAGQAGGAPEGVPAAHVGADGIPGRQDPPGIEIIAEDLGTLTKEVEALRDRFQFPGMRVLQFSFWDWDEKQQPHKFPKRCVAYTGTHDNDTVAGWFRNLSEKPGTRTVEQARLERENALRYLESNGVEIHWDMVRAALKSPADTAILLAQDLLGLGSEARMNLPGTLENNWQWRLTPGALTAEVAGRLALMTGAYGRGPRRWTK, encoded by the coding sequence ATGACTGAGAAGCCCACGCTGCACAGGCGGTCCTCCGGCGTGCTCCTGCACCCGACCTCCTTGCCCGGCCCCCACGGCATCGGCGACATCGGCCACGAGGCCTACGCCTTCGCGGACTTCCTGGCCGCCTGCGGCCAGACCTGGTGGCAGATGCTCCCCATCGGCCCCACCGGGCACGGGCATTCCCCGTATTTTTCCTCATCGGCCTTCGCCGGCAACCCCCTGCTCCTGTCTTTGGACAGGCTCTGCCAGGAAGGGCTGCTGGAGCCGGCCGACCTCAAGGCCGCCCGGGGCCAGGCCAGGGACCATGTCCACTACGCATCGGTCGAGCGCTTCAAGGAATCTCGCTTCGCCAAGGCCTTCGACGCATTCGAGCGGGGAACCGACTTCGGGGCCAAGGCCGCTTTCGCCGATTTCTGCGAGGGCCAGAAGGCCTGGCTCGGCGATTACGCGCTGTTCTGCGCGGCCAAAGAGGTCCACCAAGGCCTGCCCTGGGTCGAGTGGGAGCCGGGCCTGCGCGGCCGGCATCCGGCGGCTTTGGAGCGCGCCCGGCAGGACCTGGCCCCGCGCATCCGCTATCATCAGTTCCTGCAGTACCTCTTCCATAGGCAATGGACCGAGCTCAAGGCCTACTGCGCCAAAATCGGTTTGGGGCTCATCGGCGACATCCCGATCTTCGTGGCGGGAGACAGCGCGGACGTCTGGTCTCATCCGGAGCTCTTCTGCCTCGGGCCGGACGGGCGGCCCACGGTCGTGGCGGGGGTACCGCCCGACTACTTCAGCCAGAAAGGCCAGCTCTGGGGCAACCCCATCTACCGCTGGGAGGCCATGAAGGCGGACGGCTACTCCTGGTGGATAGCCCGGTTCCGCGCTACGCTGGCGCGCTTCGACGCCGTGCGCCTGGACCACTTCATCGGCTTCCATAACTACTGGGAGATCCCGGCCGGCGACAAGGACGCGGTGCGCGGCCGCTGGGTCCTGGCGCCCGGGGAGGACCTCTTCCGCTCCGTCCTGCGCGCCTTCCATGACCCTCGGGCAGGCCAGGCGGGTGGCGCCCCGGAGGGCGTCCCGGCGGCGCACGTCGGCGCCGACGGGATACCGGGGCGACAGGACCCGCCGGGCATCGAGATCATCGCGGAGGACCTGGGCACGCTCACCAAGGAGGTGGAGGCCCTGCGCGACCGCTTCCAGTTCCCCGGCATGCGGGTCCTGCAGTTCTCCTTCTGGGACTGGGACGAGAAGCAGCAGCCGCACAAGTTCCCGAAGCGCTGCGTGGCCTACACGGGCACACACGACAACGACACGGTGGCGGGCTGGTTCCGCAACCTCAGCGAGAAGCCGGGCACCCGGACCGTGGAGCAGGCGCGGCTGGAGCGGGAGAACGCCCTGCGCTACCTGGAGTCCAACGGAGTCGAGATACACTGGGACATGGTCCGCGCGGCACTCAAGAGCCCGGCGGACACCGCGATCCTGCTGGCCCAGGACCTGCTGGGGCTGGGCTCCGAGGCGCGCATGAACCTGCCCGGGACGCTGGAGAACAACTGGCAGTGGCGCCTGACTCCCGGGGCGCTCACCGCCGAAGTGGCGGGACGGCTGGCTTTGATGACCGGGGCTTACGGACGGGGCCCAAGGAGATGGACGAAATGA
- the pntB gene encoding Re/Si-specific NAD(P)(+) transhydrogenase subunit beta: MEQTIAQNGLLVVLYIVASVLFILSLGGLSNPESSRRGNWFGIIGMALAVAATFFHPQVSAQSYGALIAMIVLGGAIGSVVAAKIAMTAMPQLVAGFHSFVGLAAVFEGINSYAEGAGLLGAVRTIHDTEVFLGVFIGAVTFTGSIVAFGKLQGIIRSKPLLLPGRHLLNAGMALVSVYCGYRFFGVEDLMAQGLPALLTMTVLAFLLGWHLVMSIGGADMPVVVSMLNSYSGWAAAATGFLLNNDLLIITGALVGSSGAILSYIMCKAMNRSLINVIFGGFGAQEGKTAAPGAAPAGEVVAMNVDEVSNLLKEARSVVVIPGYGMAVARAQHPIKEISDKLRSRGANVRFAIHPVAGRLPGHMNVLLAEANVPYDIVLEMDEINPDFPETDVALVIGANDIVNPGALEDPSSPIYGMPVLETWKAKTTVVLKRSMAAGYAGVDNPLFYKENTRMLFGDAKKSVDAILAQLQ; encoded by the coding sequence ATGGAACAAACCATCGCGCAGAACGGCCTCTTGGTCGTGCTCTACATCGTCGCCAGCGTCCTGTTCATCCTCAGCCTGGGCGGGCTGAGCAACCCCGAGTCCTCGCGGCGGGGCAACTGGTTCGGCATCATCGGCATGGCCCTGGCGGTGGCGGCCACGTTCTTCCACCCCCAGGTCAGCGCGCAGAGCTACGGCGCGCTCATCGCCATGATCGTGCTCGGCGGCGCCATCGGCTCGGTGGTCGCGGCCAAGATCGCCATGACCGCCATGCCCCAGCTGGTGGCGGGCTTCCACAGCTTCGTGGGCCTGGCTGCGGTCTTCGAGGGCATCAACAGCTACGCGGAAGGCGCGGGCTTGCTCGGGGCGGTCCGGACCATCCACGACACGGAGGTCTTCCTGGGCGTCTTCATCGGCGCGGTGACCTTCACCGGCTCGATCGTGGCCTTCGGCAAGCTCCAGGGCATCATCCGCAGCAAGCCGCTGCTCCTGCCGGGCCGGCACCTGCTCAACGCCGGGATGGCTTTGGTCTCGGTCTACTGCGGCTACCGATTCTTCGGCGTCGAGGACCTCATGGCCCAGGGCCTGCCCGCGCTGCTGACCATGACCGTGCTCGCCTTCCTGCTGGGCTGGCACCTGGTCATGAGCATCGGCGGGGCGGACATGCCGGTGGTGGTCTCCATGCTCAACAGCTACTCGGGCTGGGCCGCGGCCGCCACGGGCTTCTTGCTCAACAACGACCTGCTCATCATCACGGGCGCGCTGGTCGGCTCCAGCGGCGCCATCCTGAGCTACATCATGTGCAAGGCCATGAACCGCTCGCTCATCAACGTCATCTTCGGCGGCTTCGGCGCCCAGGAGGGCAAGACCGCGGCGCCGGGCGCGGCGCCCGCCGGCGAGGTGGTGGCCATGAACGTCGACGAGGTCTCCAACCTGCTCAAGGAGGCCCGCAGCGTGGTGGTCATCCCGGGCTACGGCATGGCGGTGGCCCGCGCCCAGCATCCCATCAAGGAGATCTCGGACAAGCTGCGCAGCCGCGGGGCCAACGTGCGCTTCGCCATCCACCCGGTCGCGGGGCGCCTGCCCGGCCACATGAACGTGCTGCTGGCCGAGGCCAACGTCCCCTACGACATCGTGCTGGAAATGGACGAGATCAACCCGGACTTCCCCGAGACGGACGTGGCTTTGGTCATCGGCGCCAACGACATCGTCAACCCGGGCGCGCTGGAAGACCCGTCGAGCCCCATCTACGGCATGCCGGTCCTGGAGACCTGGAAGGCCAAGACCACGGTGGTCCTCAAGCGCAGCATGGCCGCGGGCTACGCCGGCGTGGACAACCCGCTGTTCTACAAGGAGAACACCCGGATGCTCTTCGGCGACGCCAAGAAGAGCGTGGACGCCATACTCGCTCAGCTGCAGTAG